Proteins from a genomic interval of Paenibacillus sp. FSL R5-0623:
- a CDS encoding TetR/AcrR family transcriptional regulator, with protein sequence MSISSNLSSKEKLMLTAIDLISKKGYKSVTTQEIATTAGLSEKTLFRLFGTKQNLLETAFDQYHYAEEMTRIFNEKLVWDLYTDLLLISKTYHNIMNRNRKLFMISLKEVEHLPGYRERTVKHPQQLLDILTNYFNIMYDKGKLVKINPELQAFSFMSLNYGVFINNLEEDVLFPGLSLEGIITESVWTFTRALTP encoded by the coding sequence ATGTCCATTAGCAGCAATCTTAGCAGTAAAGAAAAATTAATGTTGACGGCTATCGATTTAATTTCAAAAAAAGGCTATAAAAGTGTGACGACACAGGAAATAGCCACAACAGCCGGACTAAGTGAGAAAACCTTGTTTCGTCTCTTTGGAACCAAACAAAACTTGTTAGAGACTGCCTTTGACCAATATCATTATGCAGAAGAGATGACAAGGATCTTCAATGAAAAACTCGTATGGGATCTGTATACAGATTTGTTGCTGATCAGCAAGACATATCATAACATCATGAACCGTAATCGAAAATTGTTTATGATTAGTCTGAAGGAAGTAGAGCATCTACCCGGTTATAGAGAGAGAACGGTAAAGCATCCTCAACAACTTTTGGATATTCTAACCAATTACTTTAATATCATGTATGATAAAGGAAAGTTGGTTAAAATCAATCCTGAACTGCAAGCTTTTTCATTCATGTCATTGAATTATGGCGTATTCATAAATAATCTTGAAGAAGATGTACTTTTTCCAGGGCTCTCATTGGAAGGTATCATTACAGAGAGTGTATGGACGTTTACTAGGGCGTTAACTCCCTAG
- a CDS encoding benzoate/H(+) symporter BenE family transporter, producing the protein MKTASPSLRGRDLISPVIAALISVIVNYGGTFILVFQAAKVAGLSPEMTASWIWSISIGVGVTGIWLSYRYKEPIITAWSTPGVAFLVSALAVTPYPEAIGAYMISAVGFIILGLSGMFERFVRLIPPGIASGLLAGILLQFGISAFGGAKVDSLLVIVLFAGYIVLRRFTSRYAIVGILAIGLIYLICMGKTDFSTIQLAVASPVFVVPAFSLNALLGVALPLFIITLTGQYMPGMLVLRNDGFKTSANPILAVTGLGSLLAAPFGSHAFNVAAITAAICTGKDAHEDSTKRYIAGIACGVFYIFIGIFGVTLAALFLILPATFIATLAGLALLGTIGGSLANALTDPKGRETALITFLATAANVTLLGVGGAFWGLFAGMMAHLLMNSKFPKKQLGTNK; encoded by the coding sequence ATGAAGACAGCATCCCCTTCGTTACGTGGCCGTGATTTGATATCGCCGGTGATCGCCGCTTTAATATCCGTAATTGTTAATTACGGGGGAACGTTTATCCTTGTTTTTCAAGCTGCAAAAGTCGCTGGTTTAAGTCCGGAAATGACCGCTTCCTGGATTTGGTCCATCTCGATTGGGGTAGGAGTAACAGGAATTTGGCTCAGTTATCGATATAAGGAACCGATTATTACAGCCTGGTCTACACCGGGTGTGGCGTTTCTCGTTTCAGCATTAGCGGTAACCCCTTATCCAGAAGCTATTGGCGCTTACATGATTTCAGCAGTCGGATTTATTATTTTAGGTTTGTCAGGCATGTTTGAACGTTTCGTTCGACTTATTCCCCCAGGCATCGCTTCCGGATTGTTAGCCGGTATTTTACTACAGTTTGGTATTTCGGCCTTTGGAGGGGCGAAGGTAGATTCTTTGCTTGTGATTGTACTGTTTGCAGGCTATATCGTGCTAAGAAGGTTTACTTCCCGTTACGCCATTGTTGGCATATTGGCAATCGGCTTGATTTATTTGATATGCATGGGGAAAACAGACTTCAGTACGATCCAATTGGCTGTAGCATCGCCTGTATTTGTTGTTCCAGCATTTTCGTTAAATGCTTTACTTGGCGTTGCGCTACCGCTGTTCATTATTACCTTGACAGGGCAGTATATGCCCGGAATGCTTGTTCTGCGTAATGATGGATTCAAGACAAGTGCCAATCCTATTCTAGCTGTAACAGGTTTGGGTTCGCTTCTTGCAGCCCCATTCGGATCACATGCTTTTAATGTGGCAGCTATTACAGCAGCGATTTGTACAGGGAAAGATGCACATGAGGATTCAACGAAGCGGTATATTGCAGGTATTGCTTGTGGTGTTTTTTATATTTTTATCGGCATTTTTGGCGTAACATTGGCTGCTCTGTTTTTGATTCTTCCTGCTACTTTTATTGCAACATTAGCGGGATTGGCCTTACTTGGAACCATCGGTGGCAGTCTTGCCAATGCATTAACGGACCCTAAGGGACGTGAAACTGCATTGATTACGTTTTTGGCGACAGCAGCGAATGTGACTTTGCTTGGTGTGGGTGGTGCATTTTGGGGACTGTTTGCAGGAATGATGGCACATCTACTGATGAATAGTAAATTTCCCAAAAAACAACTTGGAACGAATAAATAA
- a CDS encoding amino acid ABC transporter substrate-binding protein/permease encodes MKTTKISFFILSLMLLLVSGLSGWVGNAAAASDSGKTYVIGTDVTFAPFEYEDENGDFVGIDMDLLDAIAKDQNFKYQIKSLGFNAAVQALEANQVDGVIAGMSITDERKAKFDFSDTYFESGVVMGVSANNDTIKSYEDLRGQKVAVKTGTEGFSFAESIASEYGFTIVPFDESYQMYEDVKTGNSVACFEDYPVLAYGVNQNNGLKIVTDKEEGAPYGFAVSKGKNQELLEMFNTGLANIKANGEYKRITETYLGENALTVANQGRWELIQKSLPALFKGLGNTLLYTIVSLFFAFIIGLIFGFMKVGQNKFLRGVATVFVDIFRGIPLIVLAFFIYFGIPQAMGFTMPLFLAAILTLSLNAGAYVTEIIRGGIQSIDRGQMEAARSLGLPYRKAMIKIVIPQAVRVMIPSFINQMVITLKDTSILSVIGLVELTQSGKIVIARTFSSFDIWLTVAVMYLIVIITLTKIADYLEVKVRRG; translated from the coding sequence ATGAAAACAACGAAGATCTCATTTTTTATACTTTCACTGATGCTGCTCCTGGTGAGCGGTCTATCAGGATGGGTAGGGAACGCTGCTGCAGCGTCCGATTCCGGTAAAACCTATGTTATCGGAACTGATGTCACATTTGCTCCATTCGAATATGAAGATGAGAATGGTGATTTTGTTGGTATCGACATGGATTTGCTGGATGCCATCGCCAAAGATCAAAATTTCAAGTATCAAATCAAATCCCTGGGATTTAACGCAGCTGTACAGGCACTTGAGGCGAATCAAGTCGATGGTGTGATCGCAGGGATGAGTATTACGGATGAGCGAAAAGCAAAATTTGATTTTTCTGATACTTATTTTGAATCAGGTGTCGTTATGGGTGTTAGTGCCAACAATGACACAATTAAGAGTTATGAAGACCTTCGTGGACAGAAGGTAGCCGTGAAAACCGGAACAGAAGGGTTTAGTTTTGCAGAGTCCATCGCTTCAGAGTATGGATTTACGATCGTTCCGTTTGATGAGTCATACCAAATGTATGAAGATGTAAAAACCGGTAATTCCGTAGCCTGTTTTGAAGATTATCCTGTACTGGCCTATGGAGTTAATCAGAACAACGGTTTGAAAATTGTTACCGACAAAGAAGAAGGCGCTCCTTACGGTTTTGCAGTAAGCAAGGGGAAAAACCAAGAGCTTCTGGAGATGTTTAATACAGGTCTCGCCAATATCAAAGCTAACGGTGAATATAAGCGCATTACCGAGACATATCTGGGTGAGAACGCTCTGACTGTTGCTAATCAAGGTCGCTGGGAGCTAATTCAGAAATCTCTTCCTGCACTTTTTAAAGGTCTGGGAAACACACTTTTATACACGATTGTGTCCCTGTTTTTCGCATTTATCATCGGTCTGATTTTCGGATTCATGAAGGTGGGACAGAACAAATTCCTTCGTGGTGTTGCCACCGTATTTGTGGATATCTTCCGCGGTATTCCGCTGATTGTCCTGGCATTCTTTATCTATTTCGGGATTCCACAGGCGATGGGCTTCACGATGCCATTGTTCCTGGCGGCCATTCTGACACTTAGTCTGAATGCAGGGGCGTACGTAACCGAGATTATCCGAGGCGGGATTCAATCGATTGATCGTGGTCAAATGGAAGCTGCCCGTTCATTGGGCCTGCCTTATCGCAAAGCGATGATAAAGATCGTTATTCCGCAGGCGGTACGTGTTATGATTCCTTCTTTCATTAACCAGATGGTTATCACGTTGAAGGATACGTCAATCTTGTCCGTTATTGGGCTCGTAGAGTTGACACAATCGGGTAAAATTGTTATTGCAAGAACGTTCTCCTCTTTTGACATTTGGTTAACGGTTGCGGTTATGTATCTGATTGTTATCATCACATTGACCAAAATTGCTGATTATCTGGAGGTGAAGGTTCGTCGTGGCTAA
- the glyA gene encoding serine hydroxymethyltransferase: MKHLEKQDKVIGMAVQQELGRQRDKIELIASENFVSQAVMEATGSVLTNKYAEGYPGRRYYGGCEHVDTVEEIANSRLKALFGAEHANVQPHSGSQANMAVYFASVEIGDTILGMNLSQGGHLTHGSTVNFSGRFYNFVSYGVDAQTGRIDFDEVRKLAYKYRPRMIVAGGSAYPRTIEFELFAQIAAEVGALFFVDMAHIAGIVAAGLHPNPVPLAHFVSTTTHKTLRGPRGGAIFCRESWAKAIDKAVFPGTQGGPFMHVIAGKAVALGEALQTEFTTYIEGVLNNANVLAETLMNEGLTLVSGGTDNHIVLVDLRTMGLTGKEAEALLDEVGITANKNAIPHDTASPLVTSGIRFGTPAMTSRGLGAREMKEIAQLIGLAFKNPKNSNVKNQILGSVREITSQFPLYEGLK; this comes from the coding sequence ATGAAACATTTGGAGAAGCAAGATAAAGTAATAGGAATGGCTGTCCAGCAAGAGCTTGGAAGGCAGCGGGATAAGATAGAACTGATTGCATCAGAGAATTTTGTAAGTCAAGCTGTGATGGAAGCAACAGGTTCGGTATTGACCAATAAATATGCGGAAGGGTATCCGGGCAGAAGATATTATGGCGGGTGTGAGCATGTCGATACAGTCGAAGAGATAGCAAATAGCCGCCTTAAAGCACTTTTTGGCGCTGAACATGCGAATGTGCAGCCTCACTCCGGTTCTCAGGCCAACATGGCAGTATATTTTGCCTCGGTTGAGATTGGGGACACAATACTTGGCATGAATCTATCCCAGGGTGGTCATCTAACACACGGAAGTACTGTTAATTTTTCAGGTAGGTTTTACAATTTTGTTTCATATGGTGTCGATGCACAGACGGGCCGCATTGACTTTGACGAAGTACGTAAACTTGCTTATAAGTATCGTCCACGCATGATTGTTGCAGGTGGAAGTGCATACCCGCGGACCATTGAGTTTGAATTATTTGCCCAGATTGCCGCCGAAGTGGGAGCTCTTTTCTTTGTAGATATGGCGCATATAGCAGGAATTGTTGCGGCAGGTTTGCATCCTAACCCGGTACCACTTGCCCATTTTGTTTCAACCACCACACACAAGACCTTACGAGGACCACGAGGGGGAGCCATTTTTTGCCGGGAGTCCTGGGCAAAGGCGATTGACAAAGCTGTATTCCCGGGGACTCAGGGCGGGCCATTCATGCACGTTATCGCGGGGAAAGCGGTGGCATTAGGCGAGGCATTGCAAACCGAGTTCACAACATATATTGAAGGTGTTCTGAATAACGCCAACGTATTGGCAGAAACTTTAATGAATGAAGGACTTACCCTTGTATCGGGAGGAACAGATAATCATATCGTGTTGGTTGACTTACGAACTATGGGCCTTACAGGCAAAGAAGCCGAAGCTTTACTGGATGAAGTAGGGATTACGGCGAATAAAAATGCAATTCCTCACGATACGGCAAGTCCTTTGGTTACAAGCGGTATTCGTTTTGGAACTCCGGCTATGACTTCAAGAGGGCTTGGAGCCAGGGAAATGAAAGAAATTGCTCAGTTGATAGGGCTTGCTTTTAAAAATCCAAAGAACTCGAATGTGAAAAATCAAATATTAGGTAGTGTCCGTGAAATCACTTCGCAATTTCCTCTATATGAAGGGCTTAAATAG
- a CDS encoding serine hydrolase domain-containing protein, whose translation MRLTRKKRTSIAAITLVFAMMSPMSAMATPATSNGSSPTYDLTKKAVSAKAKVLTESYATTSVQYALMDESEIVISGQAGKNDLKNNIPLSSDTMYGIGSTSKMVLTTAVMKLVDQGKIDLDEPVVKYIPDFEMKDKRYQQITPRMLLNHSSGLLGTSSNSAILFGDNDTYAHDTLLEQLATQHLKADPGTYSVYSNDGFTLAEILVERVSGMDFTTFMHRYITEPLGMEHTKTPQDIVDFSQMAATYAPSDEEKLPLETTNMIASGGIYSTAEDLVRFSKIFTDEVEGVLSEESVEAMEQEEYKRGMWPEEGDSSIGYGLGWDSVDLFPFNDYGIQAVSKGGNTITYHSSLIVLPEYNMAAAVTSSGGHSSTDQLLATELLLSALEEKNIIPERKPEKSHDAPVKATMPKELTQHTGMYAGGANMLMKMDVTDDGQLTLSNLSSPNSPDQTYTYTADGSFVNDAATEKLKFVQEVNGNTYLWSRSYQSVPGLGQVASSEYKAEKLETNELSEEAKAAWQKREGKAYVLVNEKYTSTLYNAAMPMIPIHTFNELPGYVYTNKIVGANQAVNQLQIPGLAGRDTMEFNFYEENGVEYVTAGGNVYAAQEIIKPIYTGRQSKTTIQANGHATWYSIPASAAGKEMTVKMSSNSAFAVYDQAGVGMNHTVVSGQNEIVLPENGTIVFAGEAGSKFEIVLTTREN comes from the coding sequence ATGAGATTGACACGAAAGAAACGAACGTCTATCGCCGCCATAACTTTGGTGTTTGCAATGATGTCCCCAATGTCGGCCATGGCCACACCCGCTACCAGTAACGGTAGTAGCCCTACGTATGATCTAACTAAAAAGGCAGTAAGCGCAAAGGCCAAGGTACTCACTGAATCATACGCTACGACAAGTGTGCAGTACGCACTGATGGATGAGAGCGAGATTGTGATCTCCGGTCAGGCAGGCAAAAATGATCTGAAAAACAACATCCCGCTTTCTTCAGATACCATGTATGGCATTGGATCAACCAGCAAAATGGTGCTCACAACCGCCGTAATGAAGCTCGTTGACCAAGGCAAGATCGATCTTGATGAGCCTGTCGTGAAGTATATTCCAGACTTTGAAATGAAAGACAAGCGTTACCAACAGATTACACCACGCATGTTACTGAATCATTCATCCGGACTTCTAGGAACGTCAAGTAACAGTGCAATACTGTTTGGAGATAATGATACCTATGCACATGATACGTTACTGGAACAATTGGCGACGCAACATCTGAAGGCCGATCCTGGCACATACTCGGTGTATAGTAATGACGGTTTTACATTGGCTGAAATTCTGGTTGAGCGGGTCAGCGGCATGGACTTCACAACTTTCATGCACCGGTACATAACTGAACCCCTTGGTATGGAGCATACCAAAACACCGCAGGATATTGTGGACTTTAGCCAGATGGCAGCAACATATGCCCCTTCGGATGAGGAGAAACTTCCATTAGAGACAACAAATATGATTGCCTCGGGAGGCATCTATTCCACCGCTGAAGATCTGGTTCGGTTCTCGAAAATCTTTACAGATGAGGTTGAAGGTGTTCTTTCGGAGGAATCCGTAGAGGCCATGGAGCAAGAAGAATACAAGAGAGGCATGTGGCCAGAAGAAGGCGATTCGTCCATTGGTTACGGCCTGGGCTGGGACAGCGTGGACCTGTTTCCTTTTAATGATTACGGCATCCAGGCAGTAAGCAAAGGTGGCAATACAATAACCTATCATTCCTCCTTGATTGTGTTACCGGAGTATAATATGGCTGCTGCCGTAACCTCTTCGGGTGGTCATAGCTCAACGGATCAATTGCTGGCAACTGAGCTGTTGCTTAGTGCGCTTGAGGAGAAGAATATCATTCCAGAGCGTAAACCGGAGAAGTCACATGATGCACCGGTGAAAGCAACCATGCCGAAGGAGCTTACACAGCACACAGGCATGTACGCGGGTGGGGCAAACATGTTAATGAAGATGGACGTAACAGATGATGGGCAATTAACGCTATCTAATCTGTCGTCTCCTAACAGTCCTGATCAGACCTATACGTACACCGCTGATGGCTCATTTGTTAATGATGCGGCTACGGAAAAGCTGAAATTCGTTCAGGAAGTCAACGGGAACACATATTTGTGGTCTCGCTCGTATCAGTCTGTTCCTGGGCTTGGGCAAGTTGCTTCCTCTGAATATAAGGCAGAAAAGCTTGAAACCAATGAATTGTCGGAAGAAGCAAAGGCCGCATGGCAGAAACGGGAAGGCAAAGCCTACGTGTTGGTTAATGAAAAATACACATCAACACTGTACAACGCAGCGATGCCGATGATTCCCATTCATACTTTTAATGAGCTACCGGGTTATGTCTACACGAATAAAATCGTTGGAGCTAACCAAGCTGTGAACCAATTGCAAATTCCTGGATTAGCAGGCCGTGACACGATGGAGTTTAATTTCTATGAGGAAAATGGCGTGGAATACGTTACAGCTGGAGGCAACGTTTATGCTGCTCAAGAAATTATAAAACCGATCTATACGGGAAGACAATCAAAGACAACCATTCAAGCGAATGGTCATGCCACATGGTATTCGATTCCAGCATCAGCTGCAGGTAAAGAAATGACGGTCAAGATGTCTTCAAACAGCGCATTTGCTGTATACGACCAAGCAGGCGTAGGCATGAATCATACGGTGGTCAGTGGACAAAACGAAATTGTATTGCCTGAGAATGGAACCATTGTGTTCGCGGGTGAAGCTGGCTCGAAGTTCGAGATTGTATTGACAACCAGAGAAAATTAA
- a CDS encoding NAD(P)-dependent alcohol dehydrogenase has protein sequence MSIEWRMIMEEETNQAGLPGEQINSMNAMVYDTYGTPDVLRLEKVPIPVPKDHEVLIEVYATSVNSWDWDLLRGKPLVNRIGAARQPRYRILGADVAGRVIAVGASATRFKPGDEVFGDLSGCGWGGFAEYVCAAEKALTPKPAGINYVQAAAIPQAAVLALQGLRDRGELQKGQRVLINGAGGGVGTFAIQYAKLLGAEVTGVDSAEKLDMLHAVGADYVLDYRKANFTAVGVQYDLILDVIGKHSVLALKRALVSGGRYVMIGGPMPHILLNLICAPFIAKFEHKKIMLLIHKPNHEDQEVWRELVESGHVLPIVHREYALNEAAQAIQDIGEGRVKGKAVISIKKIDL, from the coding sequence ATGTCTATCGAATGGAGAATGATCATGGAAGAAGAAACGAATCAAGCAGGATTACCCGGAGAGCAGATCAACTCAATGAATGCTATGGTGTATGATACTTACGGAACCCCAGACGTACTTCGATTGGAAAAGGTGCCCATTCCTGTGCCTAAAGATCACGAAGTGTTAATTGAGGTCTATGCCACTTCGGTAAATTCATGGGATTGGGATCTATTGCGCGGGAAACCACTCGTTAACCGTATCGGCGCGGCAAGGCAGCCTCGTTATCGAATTCTTGGCGCAGATGTGGCAGGGCGCGTAATCGCCGTTGGAGCTTCTGCTACACGGTTCAAACCAGGAGACGAGGTGTTCGGAGATCTTTCCGGTTGCGGGTGGGGTGGATTCGCGGAATATGTATGTGCAGCTGAGAAGGCCTTGACACCCAAACCCGCCGGTATCAACTATGTGCAAGCGGCAGCTATTCCTCAGGCAGCCGTTCTGGCTTTGCAAGGTTTACGTGATCGGGGAGAGCTGCAAAAGGGACAGCGTGTTCTGATTAATGGCGCAGGTGGTGGAGTCGGGACATTTGCCATCCAATATGCCAAATTGCTTGGGGCTGAGGTGACTGGCGTTGACAGTGCTGAAAAGCTCGACATGTTGCATGCTGTGGGAGCTGACTATGTGTTGGATTATAGGAAAGCGAATTTCACTGCAGTAGGTGTACAATACGACCTGATTCTGGATGTCATCGGGAAGCATTCGGTTTTGGCTTTGAAACGTGCACTAGTTAGCGGAGGCAGGTACGTGATGATCGGAGGTCCAATGCCGCACATTCTTCTCAATCTGATATGTGCACCGTTCATTGCCAAATTTGAACATAAGAAAATAATGCTTCTCATCCATAAACCGAATCATGAGGATCAAGAGGTATGGAGAGAACTTGTTGAATCAGGCCATGTCTTGCCGATTGTTCACCGCGAGTACGCATTAAATGAAGCAGCTCAGGCCATTCAAGATATTGGAGAAGGTCGTGTGAAAGGAAAAGCCGTCATCTCCATCAAGAAAATAGATTTATGA
- a CDS encoding PLP-dependent aminotransferase family protein: MLKVNRNDHRPIWQQLLDQAIHNITTGKWQPGELLLPSRELAQLIGVSRSTIQIVYEELFSRGYTVTSRRAGTRVSDWTYAPRSSEGVTMQGPTPPELPALNESIGHLHSWFGNRDNRKIEIDFNPHEPYLDESFTKAWRQSFLQASTEPNLDIWTYGDARGLLALREQIQRYLSLERGIHIDVDQILLTSGAQHSIDLIAQALLSEGDTVSVEDPGFPAAWMAMKYRRMQVDPVPVDEYGLSVDHIHPQTKLVFVTPSHQCAVGVIMSEPRRQQLMHLAAHHRYWIVEDDYDSEFRYRGDPLPTIFSQQPQNTLYMMSFSKMVAPGIRLSAIIGPKIAIDRLTQVHELTYRHLPIMEQLTLTHFIERGHFMRHMRRVRNIYRRRHEVMTKAIVASGLGSRFTLSGVETGLHMLLESETSFDEEALTNAALDQGVRVYPLSRYCLESHRKGWILGFAKVDEEQIEEGIHRLAKIVL, from the coding sequence ATGCTAAAAGTTAATCGGAATGACCATCGCCCGATCTGGCAGCAACTTTTGGATCAAGCGATTCATAATATCACAACCGGGAAATGGCAACCAGGCGAATTGCTGCTTCCATCACGCGAACTTGCTCAATTAATTGGTGTTTCACGGTCAACCATACAGATTGTGTACGAGGAATTATTCAGTCGAGGGTATACGGTAACTTCCCGTCGGGCCGGGACAAGGGTTAGTGATTGGACCTATGCACCTCGTTCATCAGAAGGCGTCACGATGCAAGGGCCTACCCCCCCCGAACTGCCTGCACTGAACGAATCGATTGGTCATCTGCATAGTTGGTTTGGCAATAGGGACAATCGCAAAATAGAAATTGATTTTAATCCCCACGAGCCTTATCTGGATGAAAGTTTCACAAAAGCCTGGAGGCAATCTTTTTTACAAGCTTCCACTGAACCCAATCTGGATATATGGACTTATGGCGATGCCAGAGGGTTACTGGCATTAAGAGAACAGATTCAGCGTTATTTGTCACTTGAACGAGGCATTCATATCGATGTTGATCAAATCTTGTTAACCTCAGGTGCACAACATAGCATTGATTTAATTGCCCAAGCACTCTTAAGTGAGGGAGACACAGTTTCCGTAGAAGATCCCGGCTTTCCTGCTGCATGGATGGCGATGAAATACCGCCGGATGCAAGTCGATCCCGTTCCAGTCGATGAGTATGGATTAAGTGTAGATCATATTCACCCACAGACGAAACTCGTATTTGTCACACCTTCTCATCAATGCGCCGTTGGTGTTATTATGTCGGAGCCACGCAGGCAACAATTGATGCACTTGGCAGCTCATCATCGATATTGGATTGTTGAGGATGACTACGATAGCGAATTTAGGTACCGTGGAGATCCGCTTCCAACTATATTTAGTCAGCAACCTCAGAATACGCTTTATATGATGAGTTTTTCTAAAATGGTTGCACCTGGCATTCGACTATCCGCTATCATCGGCCCCAAAATAGCCATTGATCGCCTTACTCAAGTTCATGAATTAACCTATCGTCATCTGCCGATTATGGAACAATTAACGCTAACTCATTTTATTGAGCGTGGTCATTTTATGCGCCATATGAGAAGAGTTCGGAACATATATCGACGCAGACACGAAGTCATGACCAAAGCCATTGTTGCTTCTGGGCTAGGCTCACGATTTACATTAAGTGGTGTGGAAACGGGATTACATATGCTTCTAGAATCTGAAACGTCATTTGACGAAGAAGCGCTGACAAATGCTGCCCTTGATCAAGGTGTACGCGTGTATCCGCTTAGTAGATATTGCTTGGAGAGTCATCGAAAAGGATGGATATTAGGTTTTGCGAAAGTGGATGAGGAGCAGATTGAGGAAGGCATACATCGGCTTGCAAAGATTGTATTATGA
- a CDS encoding SDR family oxidoreductase → MNILVLGATGRVGSHFVSNALRSNHHVTALVRSPEKVQINDDNFVLHQGNALVKEDIHYAIQGVDLVVSSLSTDGTTTLSQSMGHIVEVMAQERIKRIITIGTAGILESRTDPGLLRFQSPESKRKSTRAAEEHLEMYNILKASELEWTIVCPTYLFDGESLGKYRVERDYLPDGGTSISVIDTAEFAYQQLMSDEYVQSRVGIAY, encoded by the coding sequence ATGAACATTTTAGTGTTAGGAGCCACCGGACGGGTTGGAAGTCATTTCGTCTCTAATGCCCTACGTTCCAATCATCATGTAACTGCACTGGTTAGAAGCCCGGAAAAGGTACAAATCAACGATGACAATTTCGTTCTACATCAAGGAAACGCTTTAGTCAAAGAGGATATTCATTACGCCATACAGGGTGTGGATCTCGTTGTTAGTTCCTTAAGTACCGATGGAACAACTACATTATCGCAATCCATGGGACATATTGTTGAGGTTATGGCTCAGGAGCGTATCAAAAGAATCATTACCATTGGTACAGCAGGAATATTGGAAAGTCGAACGGATCCTGGCTTGCTTCGTTTTCAATCCCCTGAGTCCAAACGTAAGTCCACGCGAGCAGCTGAAGAGCATCTGGAGATGTACAACATTCTGAAGGCTTCAGAGTTAGAATGGACCATCGTGTGTCCTACCTACTTATTTGATGGAGAATCTCTTGGTAAGTACCGGGTTGAGCGCGACTATTTGCCTGACGGTGGAACTTCTATATCTGTAATCGATACTGCGGAGTTTGCTTATCAGCAATTAATGTCTGATGAGTATGTACAATCTCGTGTAGGTATAGCCTACTAG
- a CDS encoding amino acid ABC transporter ATP-binding protein, translating to MAKIKVEGLKKSFGSNQVLKGIDVAVNEGEVVCVIGPSGSGKSTFLRCINQLDAITAGRVIVDDQDLNDPKTNLNKARENIGMVFQHFNLFPHFSVLKNIMFAPRELGILNAQKARDTALQLLDRVGLSDKADSYPTQLSGGQKQRVAIARALAMNPDVMLFDEPTSALDPEMVGEVLSVMKDLASEGMTMMIVTHEMGFAREVADRVIFMDGGYIVEQGTPEEIFGNPKNERTISFLEKVL from the coding sequence GTGGCTAAAATAAAAGTTGAAGGTTTGAAGAAAAGTTTCGGCTCGAATCAGGTCCTCAAGGGAATTGATGTGGCGGTCAACGAAGGAGAAGTCGTCTGTGTCATCGGACCTTCCGGTTCGGGAAAAAGTACTTTCTTGCGCTGCATCAACCAATTAGATGCCATCACGGCAGGCCGAGTGATCGTGGATGATCAGGATCTGAATGACCCTAAAACCAATTTGAACAAAGCTCGTGAAAATATTGGTATGGTATTTCAACATTTTAACTTGTTCCCTCATTTTAGTGTACTTAAAAACATCATGTTTGCACCTAGAGAACTCGGGATATTAAATGCACAGAAGGCGCGTGATACAGCACTCCAATTACTTGACCGTGTGGGTCTGTCTGACAAAGCAGACAGCTATCCAACGCAACTGTCAGGTGGACAAAAACAACGGGTTGCTATCGCTCGTGCGCTTGCTATGAATCCGGATGTTATGTTATTTGATGAACCGACGTCGGCGCTTGACCCTGAGATGGTAGGAGAAGTCCTCAGTGTTATGAAGGACCTCGCGAGCGAAGGCATGACGATGATGATTGTTACCCATGAGATGGGTTTTGCTCGTGAAGTAGCTGATCGTGTGATCTTCATGGACGGTGGTTATATTGTCGAGCAGGGCACTCCTGAAGAGATATTTGGAAATCCGAAGAATGAACGGACGATCAGCTTTTTGGAGAAGGTACTCTAG